A window from Citrus sinensis cultivar Valencia sweet orange chromosome 3, DVS_A1.0, whole genome shotgun sequence encodes these proteins:
- the LOC102609295 gene encoding WAT1-related protein At5g40240-like isoform X2 produces MGMGVKQLVVGLVPYAAMVAVQCVQVGITTLSKAAISQGATPLILAVYADAIASLILLPLSFFLNRITLMQICVYTGVSFSSPTLASATNNLIPAFTFLLAVIFRMEKVDLRSLISQIKIIGTLVSIAGAFIITLYKGPSIVALLFEHQPKPQPPTSFTLLATTDNWAIGGILLSIASFSIAAGNIFQAAILKSYPSEVTIVFFYILFGTIQCAIVALIAERNPDAWRIRPGIELITVMHTAIFGGLMLFGLVAWCLRRKGPVFVAMFNPVGIFIAALMSDIFLGDTLHLGSVIGAIIIVTGFYGVMWAQSKEEEKIQANTDGRSQLLSHSRETPFLEDYAQI; encoded by the exons ATGGGAATGGGAGTGAAGCAGTTAGTGGTGGGATTGGTGCCATATGCTGCAATGGTGGCGGTCCAGTGCGTGCAAGTTGGCATAACAACACTCAGTAAAGCAGCAATATCTCAAGGAGCCACTCCCCTTATCTTGGCAGTCTACGCAGATGCTATTGCCTCTCTCATACTCCtccctctttctttcttcctaAACAG GATCACTTTGATGCAGATCTGTGTATACACTGGTGTCAGCTTCAGCTCTCCTACTCTTGCTTCTGCTACAAACAACTTAATCCCAGCTTTTACTTTCCTGCTTGCTGTCATCTTTag GATGGAAAAAGTGGATTTAAGGAGTTTAATAAGCCAGATTAAGATCATTGGCACTCTGGTGTCAATAGCAGGAGCATTCATTATAACTCTATACAAGGGTCCTTCGATCGTCGCCTTGTTATTTGAACACCAACCAAAACCTCAACCACCTACAAGTTTTACTTTGTTGGCCACAACAGATAATTGGGCCATAGGGGGCATCCTCCTATCAAttgcttctttttctattGCTGCAGGGAACATTTTTCAg GCGGCGATTCTTAAAAGCTATCCCTCAGAGGTGACTATAGTCTTCTTCTATATCTTATTTGGCACCATACAGTGTGCAATAGTAGCATTGATAGCAGAGAGAAATCCAGATGCTTGGAGAATAAGGCCTGGTATTGAGCTCATCACCGTCATGCACACA GCAATCTTTGGAGGTTTGATGTTATTTGGTCTAGTAGCATGGTGTTTGCGTAGAAAAGGGCCAGTGTTTGTGGCCATGTTCAATCCTGTGGGGATCTTTATTGCAGCCCTTATGAGCGATATCTTCTTGGGTGATACACTCCATCTTGGAAG CGTTATCGGAGCAATCATAATTGTCACTGGGTTTTATGGAGTGATGTGGGCACAATCCAAAGAAGAGGAGAAAATTCAAGCAAATACGGATGGTAGGTCTCAATTATTATCACATTCACGTGAGACTCCTTTCCTAGAAGACTAcgcacaaatataa
- the LOC102608714 gene encoding protease Do-like 9: protein MSEHKRKRGRKPKIPDAEKTLDLPSTAASADDDDVVFSVSNVEIIPTTTNPSISSAAATTTNNHHPDHRPRRGRPRKHPKHETPEEKPPPLPRAGHCRPAENGGADFAGDVEPGVARVVPAMDAVVKVFCVHTEPNFSLPWQRKRQYSSSSSGFAIGGRRVLTNAHSVEHYTQVKLKKRGSDTKYLATVLAIGTECDIAMLTVEDDEFWEGVLPVEFGELPALQDAVTVVGYPIGGDTISVTSGVVSRIEILSYVHGSTELLGLQIDAAINSGNSGGPAFNDKGKCVGIAFQSLKHEDVENIGYVIPTPVIMHFIQDYEKNGAYTGFPLLGVEWQKMENPDLRVAMGMKADQKGVRIRRVDPTAPESEVLKPSDIILSFDGIDIANDGTVPFRHGERIGFSYLVSQKYTGDSAAVKVLRDSKILNFNITLATHRRLIPSHNKGRPPSYYIIAGFVFSTVSVPYLRSEYGKDYEYEAPVKLLDKLLYSMPQLPDEQLVVVSQVLVADINIGYEEIVNTQVLAFNGNPVKNLKSLANMVENCDDEFLKFDLEYDQVVVLRTKTSKAATLDILATHCIPSAMSDDLKN, encoded by the exons ATGTCCGAACACAAACGCAAACGAGGGCGCAAACCCAAAATCCCCGATGCCGAAAAAACCCTAGACCTTCCCTCCACCGCCGCCTCCGCCGACGACGACGACGTCGTTTTCTCCGTCTCCAACGTTGAAATTAtccccaccaccaccaaccCCTCCATCTCCTCCGCCGCCGCCACAACCACCAATAACCACCACCCCGACCACCGTCCCCGCCGCGGCCGTCCCAGGAAACACCCCAAGCACGAAACCCCCGAGGAGAAACCTCCTCCGTTGCCGCGTGCAGGCCACTGTCGGCCTGCCGAGAATGGAGGTGCGGACTTTGCAGGGGATGTAGAGCCCGGGGTGGCGAGGGTTGTCCCGGCGATGGACGCGGTGGTGAAGGTGTTTTGTGTCCACACGGAGCCGAATTTTTCGCTGCCGTGGCAGAGAAAGAGGCAGTACAGTTCGAGTAGTAGTGGGTTTGCGATTGGAGGCAGGAGGGTTTTGACAAATGCGCATTCTGTGGAGCACTACACGCAGGTTAAACTCAAGAAACGAGGCTCTGATACTAAGTACTTGGCTACTGTGCTCGCCATCGGCACCGAGTGCGACATTG CCATGCTTACAGTTGAGGATGATGAGTTTTGGGAAGGAGTATTGCCTGTGGAGTTTGGGGAATTGCCTGCCCTTCAAGATGCTGTAACTGTTGTAGGTTATCCAATTGGGGGGGACACAATTTCTGTGACAAGCGGTGTTGTGTCGCGGATTGAGATCTTATCATATGTTCATGGGTCCACTGAGCTCTTGGGTTTACAG ATAGATGCTGCTATAAATTCTGGAAATTCTGGTGGGCCTGCCTTTAATGATAAAGGCAAGTGTGTGGGCATTGCATTTCAGTCCCTGAAGCATGAAGATGTGGAGAATATTGGTTATGTCATACCAACACCGGTCATCATGCATTTCATCCAGGATTATGAGAAGAACGGAGCATATACAG GGTTCCCTCTTCTTGGCGTTGAGTGGCAGAAGATGGAAAATCCTGATTTGCGTGTGGCAATGGGTATGAAAGCTGATCAGAAGGGTGTTCGTATCCGAAGAGTCGACCCCACTGCTCCAGAATCTGAGGTTTTGAAGCCGTCAGATATTATTCTGAGCTTTGATGGCATTGACATTGCCAATGATGGAACAG TTCCTTTTCGGCATGGAGAGCGCATTGGTTTTAGTTATCTTGTCTCCCAAAAATATACTGGGGATAGTGCAGCAGTTAAAGTTCTCCGTGATTCTaagattctcaatttcaacATAACACTTGCCACTCATAGAAGGCTTATTCCATCTCACAACAAGGGGAGACCTCCCTCGTATTACATTATTGCGggatttgtattttctacggtGTCTGTACCTTATCTCCGTTCTGAG TATGGAAAGGATTATGAATATGAAGCTCCGGTCAAGCTTTTGGACAAGCTCTTGTATTCAATGCCACAATTGCCAGATGAGCAGCTTGTTGTGGTGTCTCAG GTGCTTGTGGCTGATATTAATATTGGATATGAGGAGATTGTTAACACTCAG GTTCTTGCTTTTAATGGTAATCCTGTGAAGAATCTGAAGAGTTTGGCAAACATGGTAGAGAATTGTGATGacgaatttttgaaatttgatctAGAATACGATCAg GTAGTGGTCCTCCGCACGAAGACTTCGAAAGCAGCTACACTTGATATTCTTGCAACGCATTGCATACCTTCGGCAATGTCAGATGATCTCAAGAATTGA
- the LOC102609295 gene encoding WAT1-related protein At5g40240-like isoform X1, which produces MGMGVKQLVVGLVPYAAMVAVQCVQVGITTLSKAAISQGATPLILAVYADAIASLILLPLSFFLNRKNRPPLTFALLCKVFILSLIGITLMQICVYTGVSFSSPTLASATNNLIPAFTFLLAVIFRMEKVDLRSLISQIKIIGTLVSIAGAFIITLYKGPSIVALLFEHQPKPQPPTSFTLLATTDNWAIGGILLSIASFSIAAGNIFQAAILKSYPSEVTIVFFYILFGTIQCAIVALIAERNPDAWRIRPGIELITVMHTAIFGGLMLFGLVAWCLRRKGPVFVAMFNPVGIFIAALMSDIFLGDTLHLGSVIGAIIIVTGFYGVMWAQSKEEEKIQANTDGRSQLLSHSRETPFLEDYAQI; this is translated from the exons ATGGGAATGGGAGTGAAGCAGTTAGTGGTGGGATTGGTGCCATATGCTGCAATGGTGGCGGTCCAGTGCGTGCAAGTTGGCATAACAACACTCAGTAAAGCAGCAATATCTCAAGGAGCCACTCCCCTTATCTTGGCAGTCTACGCAGATGCTATTGCCTCTCTCATACTCCtccctctttctttcttcctaAACAG GAAAAATAGGCCTCCCCTGACCTTTGCTTTACTCTGTAAAGTCTTCATCCTTAGCCTTATCGG GATCACTTTGATGCAGATCTGTGTATACACTGGTGTCAGCTTCAGCTCTCCTACTCTTGCTTCTGCTACAAACAACTTAATCCCAGCTTTTACTTTCCTGCTTGCTGTCATCTTTag GATGGAAAAAGTGGATTTAAGGAGTTTAATAAGCCAGATTAAGATCATTGGCACTCTGGTGTCAATAGCAGGAGCATTCATTATAACTCTATACAAGGGTCCTTCGATCGTCGCCTTGTTATTTGAACACCAACCAAAACCTCAACCACCTACAAGTTTTACTTTGTTGGCCACAACAGATAATTGGGCCATAGGGGGCATCCTCCTATCAAttgcttctttttctattGCTGCAGGGAACATTTTTCAg GCGGCGATTCTTAAAAGCTATCCCTCAGAGGTGACTATAGTCTTCTTCTATATCTTATTTGGCACCATACAGTGTGCAATAGTAGCATTGATAGCAGAGAGAAATCCAGATGCTTGGAGAATAAGGCCTGGTATTGAGCTCATCACCGTCATGCACACA GCAATCTTTGGAGGTTTGATGTTATTTGGTCTAGTAGCATGGTGTTTGCGTAGAAAAGGGCCAGTGTTTGTGGCCATGTTCAATCCTGTGGGGATCTTTATTGCAGCCCTTATGAGCGATATCTTCTTGGGTGATACACTCCATCTTGGAAG CGTTATCGGAGCAATCATAATTGTCACTGGGTTTTATGGAGTGATGTGGGCACAATCCAAAGAAGAGGAGAAAATTCAAGCAAATACGGATGGTAGGTCTCAATTATTATCACATTCACGTGAGACTCCTTTCCTAGAAGACTAcgcacaaatataa